A part of Nocardioides sp. WS12 genomic DNA contains:
- a CDS encoding LysR family transcriptional regulator, whose protein sequence is MDLDTIRAFLAVADGHTVTETAELAHRTQPAVSRALARLEREVGTPLFQRVGRGLVLTPAGRELVRHARDTLDAYERGVRSVQDATAPDGGFVPLAFLHTLGTWLVPELIREFRTERPHVRFDLRQHGDAGLVDDLLNGVVDLAVTGDRPTAGALDSRRLFLEPLRLVVGPDHRLASRRTARLGDMAEEQFILLKPGFSLRAVTEELCAQVGFAPRIGFEGEEVETLRGLVSAGLGVALLPEQRGSAAPLAPSLRVTDVRASREIGLAWVRDRRLPPASEHFREHALRTSRKIHVADA, encoded by the coding sequence GTGGATCTGGACACCATTCGCGCATTCCTCGCCGTCGCCGACGGACACACCGTCACGGAGACCGCCGAGCTCGCCCACCGTACGCAGCCGGCAGTGTCCCGAGCGCTGGCCCGTTTGGAGCGCGAGGTCGGTACGCCGCTGTTCCAGCGCGTGGGTCGCGGGCTCGTGCTGACGCCGGCTGGGAGGGAGCTCGTCCGGCACGCTCGCGACACCCTCGACGCGTACGAGCGCGGGGTGCGATCGGTCCAGGACGCGACCGCGCCCGACGGCGGCTTCGTCCCACTGGCCTTCCTGCACACCCTGGGGACCTGGCTGGTTCCCGAGTTGATCCGCGAGTTCCGCACCGAACGTCCACACGTCCGTTTCGACCTGCGCCAGCACGGCGACGCCGGGCTGGTCGATGACCTCCTCAACGGTGTCGTTGACCTCGCCGTCACCGGCGACCGCCCCACGGCAGGCGCCCTGGACAGCCGCCGACTCTTCCTCGAGCCGCTGCGGCTCGTCGTCGGACCGGACCACCGGCTGGCCTCTCGTCGTACGGCGCGGCTGGGCGACATGGCTGAGGAGCAGTTCATCCTGCTCAAGCCCGGATTCAGCCTGCGCGCGGTGACCGAGGAACTGTGCGCGCAGGTCGGTTTCGCTCCGCGGATCGGGTTCGAGGGCGAAGAGGTCGAGACCCTGCGCGGCCTGGTTTCCGCCGGCCTGGGCGTGGCGCTGCTGCCCGAACAGCGGGGCAGCGCCGCGCCTCTCGCGCCCTCGCTCCGCGTCACGGACGTGCGGGCCTCCCGCGAGATCGGGCTGGCGTGGGTCAGGGATCGCAGGCTGCCTCCAGCCTCCGAGCACTTCCGCGAGCACGCCCTCCGCACCAGTCGAAAGATCCATGTCGCTGACGCATGA
- a CDS encoding adenylate/guanylate cyclase domain-containing protein has protein sequence MIWPQHTPRSTRLFGLRFAQRETERDYQRWRVSYTTPFARIGYIGSTPSWVLLLVAVVVLDPDAADQAAFWVVGWIVLLVVLTGLTFHPALQRMVTPLSAAANCLAGFLIVWLLSEVTLADEASQSRAGVMTAGLIVVMFFGFAVFRNPPGAATVAITPYVAFGSYQLLEAYNDGELNAVEASSFAAAQWIAFLGCLLVCIVTEIVDRRTFSKDQIIAAQQQELRSTRETIRRYVPRPVFEHVARGETAEIDVPVRRRLTVLFADLVGFTALADRVEPEDLTQVINDYMTAMSQLIDEHGGIVNEFAGDGLMALFGAPDEMDVDQQVASAVRAAHAMHTRLDSLNRHWQGLGIAEPMQTRIGIDTGMLSVGSFGSAGRMTYTAIGMHTNIAARLQAACDPGQILISEASWYLVRDHAPCEPRGEVHCKGVHYPVRSYSPISAFTSTRPDDQVV, from the coding sequence ATGATCTGGCCTCAGCACACACCGCGTTCGACACGCCTGTTCGGTCTACGTTTCGCGCAGCGCGAGACCGAGCGGGACTACCAGCGCTGGCGAGTCAGCTACACCACGCCTTTCGCCCGCATCGGCTACATCGGGTCCACGCCGAGCTGGGTCCTGCTGCTGGTGGCTGTCGTCGTGCTCGATCCCGATGCGGCCGACCAGGCTGCCTTCTGGGTCGTCGGCTGGATCGTGCTCCTGGTCGTGCTGACCGGCCTGACCTTCCACCCGGCCCTGCAGAGAATGGTGACGCCCCTCTCGGCGGCAGCGAACTGCCTGGCTGGCTTCCTCATCGTCTGGTTGCTGTCCGAGGTCACCCTGGCCGACGAGGCGAGCCAGTCGCGGGCCGGGGTCATGACCGCTGGCCTCATCGTGGTGATGTTCTTCGGGTTCGCCGTCTTCCGCAATCCGCCCGGCGCCGCGACGGTCGCGATCACTCCCTACGTCGCCTTCGGTTCCTACCAGCTGCTCGAGGCCTACAACGACGGGGAGCTCAACGCCGTCGAGGCGAGCTCCTTCGCTGCAGCCCAATGGATCGCCTTCCTGGGCTGCCTCCTGGTCTGCATCGTCACCGAGATCGTCGATCGACGGACGTTCTCGAAGGACCAGATCATCGCCGCTCAGCAGCAAGAGCTGCGCAGCACCCGCGAGACGATCCGCCGCTACGTTCCCCGTCCTGTTTTCGAGCACGTTGCCCGTGGTGAGACTGCTGAGATCGACGTACCGGTGCGCAGGCGGCTCACCGTCCTGTTCGCCGACCTCGTCGGGTTCACCGCTCTGGCAGACCGCGTCGAGCCCGAGGATCTCACCCAGGTGATCAACGACTACATGACAGCAATGAGTCAGTTGATCGATGAGCACGGCGGAATAGTGAACGAGTTCGCCGGCGACGGCCTGATGGCGCTCTTCGGCGCTCCAGACGAGATGGACGTCGACCAGCAGGTGGCGAGCGCAGTCCGAGCCGCGCACGCGATGCACACACGACTCGATTCCCTGAACCGCCACTGGCAGGGGCTCGGCATCGCCGAACCGATGCAGACCCGCATCGGCATCGACACCGGCATGCTCAGCGTCGGCAGCTTTGGTTCCGCCGGGCGGATGACCTACACCGCGATCGGAATGCACACCAACATCGCGGCGCGGCTTCAAGCCGCCTGCGACCCGGGCCAGATCCTGATCAGCGAGGCCAGTTGGTACCTGGTGAGGGACCACGCGCCGTGTGAACCCCGAGGCGAGGTGCACTGCAAGGGCGTGCACTACCCCGTACGGTCCTACTCCCCGATCAGCGCTTTCACCAGCACGCGGCCTGACGACCAGGTCGTCTGA
- a CDS encoding Crp/Fnr family transcriptional regulator, translating into MEWPLLGALDEREWIAVLAAAKRRSFAKGDIVFSEGDLADSVQLVASGHLAVQVSTPDGDLATLSVLGPGAWFGELSLMPGQIPTPRSANVFALDPAETLVLTRSAFHILCEEHPRIERLVIALMAARIRELGTDLLEARYVGLDRRVCATLDRLANIYVADGTRTEIPVTQTQLADLVGCVRPRLNEILQRLVTDRVVELGRGKLTIVDRPRLLHRDDP; encoded by the coding sequence ATGGAGTGGCCGCTGCTGGGAGCTCTCGACGAGCGCGAGTGGATCGCTGTCCTCGCCGCGGCGAAGCGGCGCTCCTTCGCCAAGGGCGACATCGTCTTCAGCGAAGGGGACCTTGCCGATTCGGTCCAGCTCGTGGCGAGTGGGCACCTCGCCGTTCAGGTCTCGACCCCGGACGGCGACCTGGCCACCCTGAGCGTCCTCGGGCCGGGGGCCTGGTTCGGAGAGCTGTCGCTGATGCCGGGCCAGATCCCCACGCCACGGTCCGCAAACGTCTTTGCCCTCGATCCGGCAGAGACCCTGGTCCTGACCCGCTCGGCGTTCCACATCCTCTGCGAGGAGCACCCGCGTATCGAGCGGTTGGTGATTGCCCTGATGGCCGCAAGAATTCGCGAGCTCGGCACCGACCTGCTGGAGGCCCGGTACGTCGGCCTGGACCGTCGGGTCTGCGCCACCCTTGATCGGCTGGCCAACATCTACGTGGCTGATGGAACGCGTACAGAAATACCCGTGACCCAGACCCAGTTGGCGGACCTTGTCGGCTGCGTCCGACCTCGGCTCAACGAGATTCTTCAACGGCTGGTGACGGACCGCGTCGTTGAGCTCGGTCGAGGCAAGCTCACCATCGTGGATCGCCCGCGCCTGCTCCACCGGGACGATCCCTGA
- a CDS encoding cyclic nucleotide-binding domain-containing protein — protein MVNRGMSTGGPPPRGNVKQEMRDLGSVPSFADAPAATLKAMVQAGYIFRVRPRWTLLAERTAPERAYILLDGLADVRRAGDDLGPCRPGDILGEIGILQHRLRSATVVAKDTVRVLHLSREVFEKLNDEHPYFRDVVGEGMLRKLR, from the coding sequence ATGGTGAACCGCGGAATGAGCACTGGTGGCCCGCCCCCGCGCGGGAACGTGAAGCAGGAGATGAGGGACCTCGGATCGGTGCCGAGTTTTGCGGATGCGCCAGCCGCCACCCTGAAGGCAATGGTTCAAGCTGGCTACATCTTTCGGGTTCGGCCGCGGTGGACGCTGCTCGCCGAACGGACGGCTCCGGAACGGGCCTACATCCTGCTCGACGGCCTGGCTGACGTCCGCCGCGCCGGAGACGATCTCGGACCGTGTCGCCCAGGCGACATCCTGGGAGAGATCGGCATCCTCCAGCACCGTCTCCGGTCGGCGACCGTGGTGGCCAAGGACACCGTCCGCGTGCTGCATCTCAGTCGAGAGGTGTTCGAGAAACTGAACGACGAGCATCCCTACTTCCGCGATGTCGTCGGTGAGGGGATGCTGCGCAAGTTGCGCTGA